The stretch of DNA cataTGGTGGAACAGGTTTTTCAAGCCTTAATATTCCCTTACAGCCAGTGTCTGAGGATGGCACACAGGTCTCAGTGTTCAGAAAAACAACCCTTATCCTAAATGTAGGACACGCCCCTAATGGATTGCCAAGAAGGAGGTACAGCCTCACCCAAGGACTCTCCAGAAAGGGTGGGAGAGGTGTCTGGGCAGGGGGCCTCAGGTAGGATCCTCAAGCCTCACCTGGACTGGTTACTAAAGTTTCTGCCAAGCACCTCTCCTATCACAGTCCTCACATTGCCTTCCACAATTCAAAATACTCCTCTGTCAGAAACAGCAAAGAGGGAAGCAACTCAGACAGCCAAAGTATGGAGACAGCCCAGAGACCAATCCTCTCAGCCACCCTCACTGCTAAGGAAGATTCCCCTAGGGTGAGGTTTCAGGAGCCAAAGAGGGCAAATTCTTTACTGTGCCTAAGGTCTGCACCACTGTGAGATGCTCAGAAACCCCCACACTAGAAGTGGAATGCCCCCATAGCACTCCTCCAGTCCTCCCACCAACCAAAGATAGAATACTCCAGAGTGGTCAACAGATTTTAATGGCTCACAGAGAGGTCCATGTCTTCTGAGATGTTGGATTCTCCCTCACTCGCCTGCTTCCTTGACTCTCTTCCCTACACTCCGCTTCCACTACCAGCTCCACAGTCCTGGCAAAAGCCAGGCAAGGATGGTGACGGCTGCCACAACCCAGTTACACATGGGAGCCACAGCACTTGCCACAGGCCCATTGCATTGGTTCCCGAAGCAGCAGTCCTTGCGAATTTTGTAGATCGTGCCTCCCACGCACACTGTTTCCATTGAATTGGAACGATGGGTAGCCACACAGTCTGGATGCTGATGACTCAAGGTCCCTGAGGCTGCAAGACAGAGATTGAGACAGGGATGTagggctccctgcttctggacttAAATCCTGGGGCAGAGCAGATGTGATTTCAAAAAACCCAAAGGGATTATTTTCCCCTTCACCAGATTCCTTCCTGAGGCCAAAGGATCAAAGTTAACTCCTCGGCTTTGTGAAGCCCTGATGCGAGATGCTGAGAAGGACATCCCTTGGGTGGTGTCCCTGCCTGCAAAGCAGAATTTCAGTCTCCTCATGAGGAAACACTGGGTGTATCCAAATCAAGGACCTTCTATAAAAATAACCTACCACAAAAATACtttttggggctggtgcagtagcctagtggctaaagtccttgccttgcatgcctgggatcccatatgagcaccagttcctatcccggctgctccacttcccttccagctccctgcttgtggcctgggaaggcagtagaggatggtcatcagcctcaggaccctgcacccacgtggacgatccagaagaagctcctggctttggatcaccgttgcagccacttggggagtgaaccagcaaatgaaagatcttctctataaatctggctttccaataaaaataaatctttttaaaaagatacattctaAAGAACATATAAGAGTTGGCACCatggcaggctaagcctctacatggtggtgctgaaatcccatagtagtgctggttcatatggttcatgtcccggctgctccacttcccatacagcttcctgcttgtggactgggaaagcaggtgatgccgtcagccttgggatcctgcccccatatgggatatctggaagaagctcctgactcctcctggctttggactggctcaactccagccattgcagacaactagggagtgaaccagaggatggtagatctctctgtctctccttctctctgtaattctgtctttccaataaaaattttaaaagatggcccagcatgatagcctagcagctaaagtctttgtcttgaacacgctccaggatcccatatgggcgccagttctggtcccagcggccctgcttcccatcccatccagctccctgcttgtgctctgggaaagcagtcaaggatggcccaaagccttgggaccctgcaatagcgtgggagacccagaagaagctctgggctcctggcttcggatcggctcagttccaggcgttgtggccacttggggagtaaatcaacagacagaaaatcttcctctctgtctctcctgctctctgtatacctgcatttccaataaaataaataagtaaataaataaatagaagaaaaaggaACATGAAATAACCTATCACGGCTTTTCAAAAGTGTCAAGAAAGACAAATAACACTGAGAACCTACAGAGATTGGAGTAGATGAAGAAGACGTAAGAACTAAATGCTAAGGTGGTGGGCCAGGAAAAGGGCAACGAGAGGAACAACAGCTGAATTGTAGATTAGCTAGTAGTATTGTATCAACATCACTTTTCTACTTGGGTTATTACATGGCTGCTAAAGAGGCAACCTTAGAGGATTCTGAGTGATGGAAATGCAGGAATTCTACTATTTCTGTCATCTTCTGTCGATCTACAATTATttcaatattaaaacaaacaaacaaaaaaaatcaaccaaagtGCCTGCACTTCTTGATCCTTAGTCTATAACTGAAAGTTGAGTTTTGGCCTGGGTTTCCTCACATGTGCGTGAACAGGCCTGAGAGATGGAAGGGAGTGAGGTAGAAGCGCCAGGACTGTGGGCTGTGGAGGGAGGGGctccaggccaggagccagaaggagtACAAACTGCCCTGCTCCAGCAGCGATGCCATCTGCCCAGAGCCAGACTGAGcctggaaggttctggaaaccagacgtggggtgggggctggggtaaAACAGAGAAACTGAGGACTCACGGTTCCCGGAGATCTTGgtttgtcccagtcctggttggaGATTGCTACAGCGCTCACCCTCACCACAGGCTGTGATCTCTTTGCAGGAGCTGCTGGGGCCACTGGGGCCGCTGGGACCACTGGGACCGCCACAGTTCTCACACCTCATGCAAGTTCCTGGCAGGAAAGAAGAGGCGTTGGACATGAGCCCTGGTGGGGTGGAGAGAGTTGGCCAGCAGAGTGGGGGcgccagtgtgtgtgagatgggCCTTGGCCACCACCTTACCTAGGGCTGCCCCCAGCAGGGTGCCAAGCAGGATCCCAAGCAAGTGGGGGCTCATGGTGTCTGTCTGTGCCCGCCCCCCTCCCGGGCCCTGCTCTGTCAGCCTTATATCCCTCAGCCTTTGGCTTTATGGAGCTATTAAAAGGGCAGGAAGGAGTCTCCCCTCTCCCCcgcaggcaccagaggtcccaaAGGGGACAGGGAGTGGCCCCACCCGGGATGCTCTCAGCAATCTCTGGACTACACCTGATGGCCCGCAAGTCCTTCTGCAGGTCCTTGGGGGGGTCTTCCTTTTCCACTACATATCTGTGTGAGATCAGATTTTCTTCTTATGCTTCAAACAAAGTGACACAGCCcaacacactgaattcagaaacaGTTACAAGCACCCAGCCATCTTTTAGGGTGTTTGACACTAAATACATTTGCAGAAATGTGAAGCTATGCCACTCCTCTCACGGTGCTGGAGGAAACAAGGATACCTTTTTATAAAACTGTGTTCTCTTACCGTGGGAtagatttattacttttattttttaagtgaacTGGTAACTATCCTTTCAAAATGTCCAGACTAATATGATAGGATATgatataatatattcatataatGAATATTGATACAATCCATGTAAAGAAAAGCGTCAGTAGCTTCGAGGAGCGTAGAGATCCTGAAATCAAAGCTTTTGCACACTGCCGAGTACCTCTGTCTGTATGGTACCCTGTATGCCTGCCTCCTAGATTTGCTATTTTGGGGGCTTCCCAGCTCTAATACCCCAGATGCAGCTCTCCTCCTCCCAATCTCTGAAAAGCCTCTCCTCCAAGGTTTCAGAGTCCCCCTCCTCTTCAGCGGAAGTGCATCCTTTTCTCCAAACCCACCCGTGATTAATCCTTTCCTCCAAGGTAGTAATGCTGAGAGATAATTATGGAGTAGGAATGTTGAGGCTTAGGGGGGTAAGGGAGGGGAGGTTAGGGATCAAAGGGATGAGAAGCTGGGTGGGGTCAGCCTTCCCCAGCTGGGTTGTGTGTGTGGAAGAGAGGGCATCGCTGCTTGCACACTCCTAGCACCACACCATGTGGGTCAGGGCTGTTTAGGGAGGTGACCTGCAGAGACACGAagccagagaagaaaaacaaagacagaggATTGAGGATGAGCTGAAGCAGAGAACAGCTTGAGATAGTTGGGAGGGGGGAGAAGAGCTGGAGGGAAGGTGACAGACAGCTGGGAAGCGGCAGACGGAGCTAAAGTCGCCTAGACACTGAGAGAAGACCCTGGAGGCAAGGGCAAGTTCAAGTTGGAAGGTGGCAGGGCGTTTTGTGAAGGGTGAGGCACTGGGCCCTTGCTGCCGGGGCTGCTGAAGCTGCTCTCAGTTCCGCCCCCCTCTCCCAGATGCACTCCCTAGGTGTGTTTGTTTATGGGCGCCTCCCTGGCACACTCAGATGAGGGATCTCGGGGTGCAGTTCGTATTCTCCCAGACTCCGGAGCCCTGAGCCAGCCATGCGCCCCTCCAGCACCTTCTTCTGCTTGCTGTGCATCTCTGGGGCCCTGGGTAAGGGTGGGCCTGGGATCCTCAGGGGTTGGGAGGTTGCGGCAGGAGGGAAGGCAGCTGGAAGAGGCTGGGAAAAAAGAGCTGGGGCGGGAGGAGGGGCACTCTGGGAAGAGCCTCGGGGCAGTCTGCAGAGGAAGAGGAACAATGCCCTTTGAATGGCATTGTAGATCCACGGTGTCTTCCTCTTTGTGCATGTCTCTCCATTCCTGGCCCCTGGTCAgtgtcttcctgtctgtctccgaGCCATCTACTTAACTTTCTCACTTCCTCCTGCCTGTcactctgcaccagcctctcctggcttctgtttgtgtTGGGTCTCTAATCTCCGAGAACCCCTGGCCTCTGCCCTGGTTTCTTTGcattgtctctcctcccttctccccgtctctttttctcttcctgtctgcccttctctctgttcCACGGgttccctctctccttttgtgTCGCTCCTCTTTGTTTATCCCTCTTTAGGATCTAGGCTTTACCCTTAGGTTTGCCTCTCTCGCATTCACCTTGAACTCTGCTTTGGCCAACAGGTCTCACCATTACCCCTGGCCAAAGCCGGCTCCGCTGTTACACCTGCAGCTTTGCCAAGCCCTGCTACCCTGTTGCTGTGCAGTGTTCGGAGGGGGAAGCTTGTGGCACCAGCACTGGCACCTCAGGTAGGACTCTGGGTCAGTGGCCCttctccctgcctgcccacctcccccAACTACCCCTTCTCAAGTTCCTCTTCTGTCCCACAGACCAGAATGAGATCATCCAGCGCAAGGGCTGCCTCCCAAAGGCCCAGTGCCTTCTGCTGGGCCAGACCACCTACTGGTCACACTCCTACACTATGCGGCACGAGTGCTGTGAGCAGGACCTGTGCAACACGGCCACCAAGCCACAGGGGCTCCCCTGCCTTCTCCTCATCACCTTTCTCCTGCTAGCAGCCAACATTGCCTGGGGTGGCCCCTTCCTCCGCTAGCCCTTAGTGGAACTACAACCCTTAATCAGGACTCCTTGAGCATCCCCCAGGGCCCTGGAAATACCTGCACAGACACTGCCGAGACCTGTGCAAGAACCTGACTTTGCATGAACCCTTTCCAACACCTGATTCCTAAATTCCAGTTCCCCCAGGAACCTGCTCAGAACCCAGGCTCATAAAGAACACTTGTTCTATATAGTCTGTGTGTGGcttgtgtggcttttttttttttccaattcattcatttgtttggcagagtaacagagaaggacAGATGCAAACAGAGAATGCTtcagtctgctgcttcactccccaaatgctcacaacagctaggTCAGgcgccaggcagaagccaaaagcctggaactccatctgggtctccagctgggtGGCAAGGTGGCcgagtatttggaccatcttcttctgatgtccaggtgcattagcagaaagctggatctggACCGGCACTTTGCTCTGGGATGTGGATTTAAcaggctgtgccacaactcctgcctcttctctttcatttttttttttttaatgttgctgATGTCCCTGGCAAggcaggcattttttaaaaagatttatttatttttattgcaaagtcagatatacagagaaggagagacagagaggaagatcttccatccaatgatttattccccaagtgagcgcaatggctggagctgagccagtctgaagccaggagccaggaacttcctccaggtctcccacgcgggtacagagtcccaaagctttgggccatcctcaactgctttcccaaaccacaggaagggagctggatgggaagtggggctgccgggattagaaccagcacccatgtgggatctcagtacattcaaggcgaggactttagctgctaggctaccacattgggcccaaggcaagcttttttttttttttttaagattttattgttattggaaagccggatatacagagaggaggagagacagagaggaagatcctccatccgatgcttcattccccaagtgagccgcaacgggccagtcgcgccaatccgaagccgggaccaggaacctcttccgggtctcccacacgggtgcagggtcccaaagctttgggccgtcctcgactgctttcccaggtcacaagcagggagctggatgggaagtggagctgccgggaccagaaccggcacccacatgggatcccggggcccccaaggcgaggacttcagccgctaggccacgcctccggacCCAAggcaagcattttttaaagatagatttctttttttatttgaaagagagatgtacagggaaaaggagagacagagaaagatctttcattccactggttcactccctaactggctgccatagctggagctgagccgatccgaagccaggagccagaagcctctttcaggtctccaacatgagtacaggatcccaagttcTCTGGTCATCCTCCGCtactttccagggcacaagcagggaactggatgggaagtggaacagccgggacacaaatcggtgtctatgtgggatcccaacccttgcaggtggaggattagcctgttaagccactgtgtAGACCACAAGGCAGGCATTTTGATGGAGCTGTGGGTTTGGTTCCAGGAAATGGAACTGAAGGAGCTTGGGGAGGAAAGTCTCCCTAGGAAAGATTGGTGTGGGAGGTGGTGTGCTAAGGAAGGAGAGGGTAGAGAACTACCAAGGGTACGCTTCTGAAAAGGGTTCCCTGGGCACCTGGCCATGCCTAATGTGTGCACTTTGGATATGTGTGCACACCTACATCCTACGAGCAAACCACAGCTGCTTGGTCTGTCAGGCTGAGATGCTGGACCCAGAGCCAGATGGTCACCTTCCCCTCATTCTCCATCGGTGTTAATAGCTGCATCATAGCTCAAGCAGCTGCAGTTCCGGGGAATTAGGAGAAAGCTTCTCTCCAGTGAGGCCCGAGCTTGAGTTTCCACACATTGGGGCACCTGGGCGAGTTACTCACGAGGGGGTGGCTGGGAGGCcctctcatttctgtctgggcTTGGGGGATGGTCACCTTGGGAAACTTGGGCCACTCTTCCTGTAGAGCTCAGTGTAACAAGCCCTTCCTCAGAAATCCCACAGCCAGCCCCTGGAgccacaccctctgctggggaggTTAAGCTGGGTGCTCCTGGGGAGTCCGAGAGGCAATAAGTTATTTGCACCCTACGGATAGCCAGATAGCCAGATGGACAGTTGCCACAGCAGAGCACCACAGGAAGAGCGTGAGTGCCTGGGATAAGCATGGGGTCAGGCAGGGAGCCCAGCCCCGCTGAGTGCCCTCCCCTCCACCCAGGAAGCCCCgctttcctctctctgtgggTGAAACGAGTGGTGAGGAGGCAGGGCATCTGGCTGatccatctttctctgtccctcagtCTCACtttgctccattttctttctctcacccAGTCTCTTCGCTCTTCTTCAGAGCCCCTATTTGTTCTCAGATTCCCTTGACACCAATTCCCCACCATTGTTCCAGTCTggattcctctgtctcttccctgcCCACTCCTACCCTCCTCATCCTCACCAGCTGTCCTAGCCTCCCCTTAATCCCACAGTACTCTGGGCTCAGCACCCCACCCCGCCAAAACTGGCAGATGCAGGAGAGCACACTCTTTAGATAGCATCATAGAATAAATTCCTCCTTTCCTTCACCCCCATTGGACCCACAGCTTGGGGGCTGCCGGAGGCCAGCTGGAGAGCAAGAGGTGGCATTGTTAGTTGCTGCAGCCTCCCTGCAAGGTTTTCTGGGAGATAGCTGGTGACTCTCCATAGCAGGTGTCATTGAGCGTCACTTGATCTTGTGGACCGGCGGACTGTGGGGGTTTacaaggcagagagatagatgaAAGAGGCTGTGGTTTTCCCCCTTCCCAGGGACCAAGGACCTGTCCCCCATGCCAGCCCCGTGTGCCCGCCTCATCCCCAGTCCCCTCGGCCTAATTGTTCCTCACCTGAGACGGGACAGATGGATGTTCTCATAGACCTGGATCTCGGGTTTGAAGTGAGGAATCGGGGCATCTGGGGAGAAGGAACCGTGTGCAGCACACAAATCTTCAGAGAGAACTCAGCACGGTGTTCCCTACCACTCCCTCCGCAGGCCACAGAGGCAAGACCTTCCCTCcggaagggggaagggaggtgaagggggaggggaagactCACCTCTGCACGGAGCTGCCCGAAGCCTCTGCCTCCACAACATGACGCTGAGGGCCAGGATGGTGAGGCCCTGGCCAGCAACAAGCAGCAGCAAGAGGATCCAGGTCACATCCCAACCCACAGTAGCGGCACAGTGGGCAGAAGAGGCATCTACGAGGGCTATGCGGAGAGGAAGGGAGGCGAGGAGGGGGTGTTTTCCTCTGCCTCAAAGAGGGGTCCTCATCCCATAGCAGACTTcttggcccctggcacccatCACTTCCCCTTTCCAGGCCTCTTTCCATGAGCCTTTGCCAATACTCAAACATGCCACCAGTCATGTCTGCACTTTCCTCCTCATGCCCATCATGGTGATTTTCCTTGTCCAAAAAACTGACATGCCCTCCCTTTGTTCACTCTATCCATTCACTCcggagcctgtgctgggctgcagcaggtgccGGGCAGACTGTGACACAGAGAGGACATAGAGGGTGTCCATTCATTGGCCTTTGCCTCTGGAAACAACAGCTActcacccctccctctctgccatcTTAGAAATGGCTTATTTTGTATCTGCTAGTACTCATATAATGGCCTTCCAAGCATAAAACAATCACattctttctccttctgccttcACTCTCAacgggccttttttttttcctttaagatttacttaagaCTTCAGAGACCAGCATTGGGCTCCCAGAGGCCAGGGATTGTAGGTAGAGGGAAAGAGAACAGGCCAGTCTCCCAGGCAGCTTGGGAATCTGGGAATGTGGGGAGCCCAAGGGTGGGGGACACTGAAGGACAGAGGGGATTGGGACAGCAGGGGTGTCCTGGTGCAGtgggtaagctgctgcctgagatgcccacatcccacatctgagtgcttTAGACAGAACCCAACCTctgcttcctatgcagctccttgctaatgctctggggcagcaggcagacaatggcccaagtgcttgggcccctgtcagccacgggagagacccagatggagctcctggcatccggcttcaacctggcccagccctggccattgcagtcatctggggagtgagccagtgggtagaaaatctctctctccaaataaaaattgtttgcttttgtgcaaaaaaatatttatttttcagaggcagagacagagagatctttatttatttacagagagagaaggagagacagagagatcttccacccactagttcatgctccagatggctgcaatgaccaaagctgagccaagctaaagccagaagccaggagttcttacatggatgcaagagcccaaggccttgaacaatcctctgctgcttcccagggcataagcagggagctggatggtaagtggagtagtcaggacacaaactggtgactATCAAGATACAGCACTACAGATAGAGGCTTGGCTTAcagtgccactgtgccagtcagTTCTAACACCAGTGCATATATCTTTTCTTCAAAAGACAATTCCCCCAGCAGTAATTCTTACCTTCTTCATCTCTGTTATTGCCTAGTTCACAGAAACAATAGATTATTTCCAAACAAGAATGCACTGTACCAGGCAATGGTTTACTTCACCAGATGTCAGTCCTAACCCTGGTTTGACTTGCCTCCCATCTCACCTGCTTCCCTACCCAGCAAGTGAGAGATGCGCTGGGGGCAATGTTCCATTCCTCAGGTTACCTGGCAGGTTAAAGTTGACTGCATTGTTTTGAGATATGAGACAACGGATGGTTCTTGGTCTACGGCCCTTGGACTCAGGAAGCCCTTCCCCAGGACACACTAGTAACAGTGCAGCCCCATTGCTCCAGAAGGACTGGACACGACCCCTCACGGGACCCTTTCCCTCCAGCCAGGTCACGAAGTCCAGGCGTCTGGCGGGCAGCATGGAACAGAGGAGGACTGTGCAGGAAGACCCATTTGTGGTCCTTGCAGACAACTGGGATCCTGTGGGGGTAAAAAAGGGGTCCCTTAGTTTTTGCCttaggattctctctctcccagcagcccctggtcTGGGTGCTCCTGCTCACCTTGGAGCAGGGAGACATCATACACCCTCCAGTTCTGGTACTTGTAGCGCTGACCCAGCACAGCACACCAGTACCTCCCAGCGTCTCTCTCTTTGGACTCCTCCAGCCATAAAGAATAATTTCCCAGCAGCTTGGGCCTGGAGTCCTTTATAGTTTTTCCGAGGTCTGGGATGGACTTGGCTACTTGGACTTGAGTCACCATGGTGGTGGAAGAGCCCGTGGCAGCGCTATGGAACCAAGACAGGACCTCGTCCCCCTGTAGGGTGGGTGGCAAAGGGCATGACAGCTCCAAAGCCTCCCCCGTGGACACGTAGATCTCCCGGATGTTGTCTGTAGGGAGAGGGGTCGTATGAGGTCAGACACTTCAGTCAAAGTAACACTCTCCCTGGTGTCCCCCTTCCTGCggtgccccagccctgccttgaCGGGTAAGCTCATTTTTCCAGTAAGAGCTACAAAATAAGCCTCCTCCACACTCTTCAGCTGGTGAGAGGATCTGTAGGGCTAGATGGCAAAGGCTGAGCTATTTGAACTGCTCATATCTCTTCCAGCATTGACTCACTGGTTCTTGTTCATTGACTGTATTCTAAAGGAAACCAGACCTATTCTCAAGTTGCCTCCGAAACCTCCCCGTAGGCAAAATAAAGGGAGGTCAAGTGGGGTAGGTTTACCTTC from Ochotona princeps isolate mOchPri1 chromosome 1, mOchPri1.hap1, whole genome shotgun sequence encodes:
- the LY6G6D gene encoding lymphocyte antigen 6 complex locus protein G6d, whose amino-acid sequence is MSPHLLGILLGTLLGAALGTCMRCENCGGPSGPSGPSGPSSSCKEITACGEGERCSNLQPGLGQTKISGNPSGTLSHQHPDCVATHRSNSMETVCVGGTIYKIRKDCCFGNQCNGPVASAVAPMCNWVVAAVTILAWLLPGLWSW
- the LOC131480509 gene encoding lymphocyte antigen 6G6e-like: MRPSSTFFCLLCISGALGLTITPGQSRLRCYTCSFAKPCYPVAVQCSEGEACGTSTGTSDQNEIIQRKGCLPKAQCLLLGQTTYWSHSYTMRHECCEQDLCNTATKPQGLPCLLLITFLLLAANIAWGGPFLR
- the LY6G6F gene encoding lymphocyte antigen 6 complex locus protein G6f; its protein translation is MALLLILLLFLHWCSRAAADNIREIYVSTGEALELSCPLPPTLQGDEVLSWFHSAATGSSTTMVTQVQVAKSIPDLGKTIKDSRPKLLGNYSLWLEESKERDAGRYWCAVLGQRYKYQNWRVYDVSLLQGSQLSARTTNGSSCTVLLCSMLPARRLDFVTWLEGKGPVRGRVQSFWSNGAALLLVCPGEGLPESKGRRPRTIRCLISQNNAVNFNLPALVDASSAHCAATVGWDVTWILLLLLVAGQGLTILALSVMLWRQRLRAAPCRDAPIPHFKPEIQVYENIHLSRLSPPVHKIK